A genomic region of Sphingobacteriales bacterium contains the following coding sequences:
- the polA gene encoding DNA polymerase I, protein MTDVNAKKKIFLIDSLALIYRAHFAFINNPRINSKGQNTSAIFGFVNSLLEIIEKEKPTHIAAAFDSYEPTVRHEDFTAYKANRDKQPEDITFAIPVIKQILQAMNIAVLEMPGYEADDIIATLVKQADRVNSLVYMVTPDKDYSQLVDDHIFIYKPGRGSKEVEIWDTQRVLKEFGIEKVEQVIDIQSLTGDAVDNIPGVPGIGPKTAQSLINQYGSLENLLAHTHELKGKIKENLETYAEQARISYQLAKLMTDAPVILDEKAFAVKEWDKSRLEEIFGELEFKNLSRRMLGKEPEIKSKEGIEVQGDLFTTYPNHQSPSMIQIIHVHTGDKETEHIRFLLKKSKFLSLAIQYTDDKLFTSEIKAFAVSFNQEKAYLFDYQEETKEMLQEILSAQDITLIAYDFKKDIMLLKSNGLEFNGFLFDNLIAHYLIDSESSHDFNRLCENYLHHQFVSGSHPADNPGQFAFLNIKLYELFSKEIEEKYHHLFHNIEIPLVSVLAEMEYHGVKISSEILAALSAELQNELKALEEKVFRLCGMSFNLNSPQQLGHVLFNVLKLDPDAKKTKKSGQFSTNEEVLTRLAEKHEIAGVILEYREIQKLKSTYSDALPGLVNPVSGMIHTSYEQAVASTGRLSSRNPNLQNIPVRTERGRLIRKAFIPRQPERLILSADYSQIELRVVAHVSNDEAMIEAFRTGKDIHTSTAAKVFGVKSEEVNSDMRRKAKEVNFGIIYGISSWGLAQRLGISKKEASEIIDNYFKSFPGIKNYMQESIEKARKSGYAETLFGRRRYLRDINSVNAMQRAFAERNAINAPVQGTAADIIKLAMIKIHDTFKKEKLKSLMIMQVHDELVFDVIQDEYEVVTELVREGMENVVRLKVPLIVDIGKGMNWLDAH, encoded by the coding sequence ATGACAGACGTAAACGCAAAAAAGAAAATATTTCTGATCGATTCTCTTGCTTTAATTTACCGTGCACACTTTGCTTTTATCAATAATCCAAGAATCAATTCCAAAGGACAAAATACATCAGCTATTTTTGGTTTTGTCAATTCATTGCTTGAAATTATTGAAAAGGAAAAGCCCACACATATTGCAGCTGCTTTCGACTCTTATGAACCTACCGTCAGGCATGAGGACTTTACAGCATACAAGGCTAACCGTGATAAACAACCTGAAGACATCACCTTTGCCATTCCGGTTATCAAACAAATTTTACAGGCCATGAACATTGCTGTTCTCGAAATGCCGGGCTATGAAGCCGATGACATCATCGCTACTCTGGTCAAACAAGCAGACAGGGTTAACAGCCTTGTGTATATGGTAACACCCGACAAAGACTATTCACAACTTGTTGATGATCATATTTTTATCTATAAACCCGGACGTGGTTCCAAAGAAGTTGAAATATGGGACACACAAAGGGTTTTGAAAGAGTTTGGCATTGAAAAAGTTGAGCAGGTAATTGATATTCAAAGTCTTACCGGGGATGCAGTAGATAATATTCCCGGAGTTCCGGGCATTGGCCCCAAAACTGCTCAAAGCCTGATCAATCAGTATGGCAGCCTTGAAAACCTGCTGGCACACACACATGAGCTGAAAGGTAAAATCAAGGAAAATCTGGAAACCTATGCTGAACAGGCAAGAATTTCTTACCAACTGGCCAAATTAATGACCGATGCCCCTGTAATATTGGATGAAAAAGCCTTTGCTGTTAAAGAATGGGATAAAAGCAGACTGGAGGAAATTTTCGGAGAGCTCGAATTTAAAAATCTTTCCAGAAGAATGCTGGGAAAAGAACCGGAAATAAAATCAAAAGAAGGCATAGAAGTACAAGGGGACCTATTTACCACCTACCCGAATCATCAATCTCCCTCCATGATTCAGATCATTCATGTTCATACTGGAGACAAGGAAACCGAACATATCCGTTTTTTATTAAAGAAAAGTAAGTTTTTAAGCCTTGCGATCCAATACACTGACGACAAACTCTTTACATCAGAAATTAAGGCATTTGCTGTTTCTTTCAATCAGGAAAAAGCTTATTTGTTTGATTATCAAGAAGAAACAAAAGAAATGCTGCAGGAAATTTTATCTGCTCAGGATATTACGCTGATTGCCTATGATTTTAAGAAAGACATCATGCTGCTGAAATCGAACGGATTGGAATTCAATGGTTTTTTGTTTGACAATCTCATTGCACACTATCTGATTGATTCGGAGAGTAGTCACGATTTTAACCGTCTTTGTGAGAATTATCTCCACCATCAGTTTGTCTCAGGTAGCCATCCTGCCGATAATCCCGGGCAATTTGCATTTCTGAATATTAAGCTTTATGAATTGTTTTCAAAAGAGATTGAAGAAAAGTACCACCATCTATTTCACAATATTGAAATTCCGCTGGTAAGTGTTCTGGCGGAGATGGAATATCACGGGGTTAAAATCAGCAGTGAAATACTTGCCGCATTGTCCGCTGAGCTTCAGAATGAGCTGAAAGCTCTGGAAGAAAAGGTTTTCAGGCTTTGTGGAATGAGCTTTAACCTGAATTCTCCCCAACAGCTCGGGCATGTATTGTTTAATGTACTAAAACTTGATCCTGATGCAAAGAAAACAAAAAAAAGCGGGCAGTTTTCCACCAATGAAGAAGTGTTGACACGTCTGGCCGAAAAACATGAAATAGCTGGCGTTATACTTGAATATCGTGAAATTCAGAAGCTTAAATCAACTTATTCGGATGCTCTCCCCGGCCTTGTCAATCCTGTTTCAGGTATGATACACACTTCATACGAACAGGCGGTAGCATCTACCGGCAGGTTAAGCTCGCGCAATCCCAATCTTCAGAATATTCCGGTTCGCACGGAACGAGGCAGGTTAATCAGAAAAGCTTTTATCCCGCGACAGCCTGAGAGATTAATTTTGTCTGCCGACTATTCTCAGATTGAACTCCGTGTGGTGGCTCATGTCAGCAATGACGAAGCCATGATTGAAGCCTTCAGGACAGGCAAAGACATTCATACTTCCACAGCCGCAAAGGTGTTTGGAGTAAAATCTGAAGAGGTTAATTCCGATATGCGGAGAAAGGCCAAGGAGGTTAATTTTGGAATAATCTATGGTATTTCTTCCTGGGGGCTTGCCCAAAGACTTGGCATTTCTAAAAAAGAGGCCTCAGAAATAATTGATAACTATTTTAAGAGCTTTCCGGGTATTAAAAATTACATGCAGGAAAGCATCGAAAAAGCAAGAAAATCAGGGTATGCCGAAACATTGTTTGGCAGAAGGAGATATCTGAGAGACATCAATTCGGTAAATGCCATGCAGCGTGCTTTTGCCGAAAGAAACGCCATCAATGCCCCTGTGCAGGGAACAGCTGCCGATATCATTAAATTAGCCATGATTAAAATTCATGACACTTTTAAAAAAGAAAAACTTAAATCGTTGATGATCATGCAGGTACATGATGAACTGGTTTTTGATGTCATACAGGATGAATACGAAGTAGTAACCGAGCTGGTCAGGGAAGGGATGGAAAATGTCGTCAGGCTGAAAGTACCTTTAATCGTGGATATCGGAAAAGGGATGAACTGGCTGGATGCCCACTGA
- a CDS encoding cysteine desulfurase, producing MSETDIKAIREQFPVLQQKINGFPLVYFDNAASTQKPMSVINRISGYYLTTHANVHRGNHYLSQKATEEFEEARKTVQSFINAQKTEEIIFTRGTTESINLIAYVFGKKYFLPEDEIIITEMEHHSNIVPWQIMAEERKAGIKVAAINSSGELDVSHLKSLVNERTKLIAITHISNTLGSINPVKEIISFAHQHQIPVLLDGAQAIPHLKVNVQELDCDFYCFSGHKVYGPTGIGVLYGKAKWLAELPPYQGGGEMIETVTFEKTTYNKPPFKFEAGTPDIAGAIGLAEALRFVEAIGSENIGRHEEELLKYATEKINEMGGIRIIGTAREKAGVISFVHKHIHPGDIGVLLDKMGVAVRVGSHCTEPLMRKYGLPGTVRASFAIYNTVEEVDVFISSLKKAIKMLS from the coding sequence ATGTCTGAAACAGATATAAAAGCTATCAGAGAACAGTTCCCGGTTTTGCAACAAAAGATAAACGGCTTCCCGCTGGTATATTTCGACAATGCTGCGTCCACACAGAAGCCGATGAGTGTCATTAACCGCATTTCCGGATATTATCTTACCACCCATGCCAATGTTCACAGGGGGAACCATTACCTTAGTCAGAAGGCAACAGAAGAGTTTGAAGAGGCAAGGAAAACAGTTCAAAGTTTTATAAATGCTCAAAAAACGGAAGAAATTATATTTACGAGAGGGACAACAGAGTCAATTAATCTGATTGCTTACGTATTTGGGAAAAAATATTTCTTACCCGAAGATGAAATCATCATCACTGAAATGGAGCATCATTCCAACATTGTTCCCTGGCAAATCATGGCTGAAGAAAGAAAGGCCGGGATTAAGGTTGCCGCGATAAATTCGTCCGGAGAGCTGGATGTCAGCCATTTGAAGAGTCTTGTTAATGAAAGAACAAAATTGATAGCTATTACCCACATTTCGAATACATTAGGCAGCATCAATCCGGTAAAAGAAATTATTTCTTTTGCCCATCAACATCAAATACCGGTACTCCTTGACGGTGCACAGGCTATTCCTCATCTGAAAGTAAATGTTCAGGAGCTTGATTGTGATTTTTATTGTTTTTCAGGGCATAAAGTGTATGGGCCTACCGGGATCGGAGTTTTGTACGGAAAGGCAAAATGGTTGGCAGAATTACCACCCTATCAGGGCGGGGGTGAAATGATAGAAACGGTAACCTTTGAAAAAACAACTTATAACAAGCCTCCTTTTAAGTTTGAAGCGGGAACTCCCGATATTGCAGGAGCGATTGGCCTTGCAGAAGCCCTCAGGTTTGTTGAGGCAATAGGATCAGAAAATATTGGCAGGCATGAGGAAGAGCTGTTGAAATATGCCACGGAAAAAATCAATGAAATGGGTGGCATCAGAATAATTGGTACTGCCAGAGAAAAAGCAGGAGTTATTTCTTTTGTTCACAAACATATTCATCCGGGTGATATTGGTGTATTACTTGATAAGATGGGCGTTGCTGTCAGGGTTGGGAGTCATTGCACGGAGCCACTGATGAGAAAATACGGCCTGCCCGGTACTGTCAGAGCCTCTTTTGCTATTTACAATACGGTTGAAGAGGTTGATGTCTTTATTTCTTCTCTGAAAAAGGCTATCAA
- a CDS encoding GNAT family N-acetyltransferase has protein sequence MTVEIKEVKTLSDRKSFVNVQFEIYKNNRFWVPPLKKAEVHSIDPSFNPAFEFTEAKFWLAFKNGKCMGRIGAIINPSYNEKTGEKKGRFTRLEFFDEREVFEALITTAENWVREKGMKAIHGPLGFSNLDLQGLLVEGFEHLPSIGSVYHQPYYYQYLEDFGYEKENDWIEFRLFPLTEIPEKVLKINEVVKQRYGFHILHFKSSKELKPYGEMVFKVLNEAFSELPYVIPLNDKMIRYYTEKYFNLLNPKLVKIILNKDNEVVGFILGFPSLSEAMQKAKGRLYPFGFLHIMRQMKHPKVVDLMLTGIKNEQQGQGVAALLMTELQKEINKLGVEAVETTGIFETNIKAIQNWKNYDHIQHKRKRCYVKTL, from the coding sequence ATGACAGTTGAAATAAAGGAAGTTAAGACATTATCCGACCGTAAAAGTTTTGTTAATGTCCAGTTTGAAATTTACAAAAACAACAGGTTTTGGGTACCACCTTTAAAAAAGGCAGAAGTCCATTCCATTGATCCCTCCTTTAATCCGGCATTTGAATTCACGGAAGCAAAATTCTGGCTTGCTTTTAAAAACGGGAAATGTATGGGACGAATCGGTGCCATCATCAATCCTTCTTATAATGAAAAGACAGGAGAAAAAAAAGGCAGGTTTACCCGCCTTGAATTCTTTGACGAAAGAGAAGTATTTGAGGCTTTGATCACCACTGCTGAAAACTGGGTACGTGAAAAAGGGATGAAAGCCATTCACGGGCCCTTAGGCTTCTCCAACCTTGATCTTCAGGGACTCCTTGTGGAAGGATTTGAACACCTGCCCTCGATTGGCTCTGTGTATCATCAGCCTTATTACTACCAGTACCTCGAAGATTTTGGCTATGAAAAGGAAAATGACTGGATTGAATTCCGCCTGTTCCCACTCACGGAAATTCCTGAAAAAGTGCTGAAAATCAATGAGGTGGTCAAACAACGTTATGGATTTCATATCCTTCATTTCAAAAGCTCAAAAGAGCTGAAACCTTACGGAGAAATGGTGTTTAAAGTTCTGAATGAAGCATTCAGCGAGCTCCCTTATGTCATTCCTCTGAATGATAAAATGATTCGGTATTATACTGAAAAATATTTTAACCTGCTGAATCCCAAACTGGTAAAAATTATTTTAAACAAAGACAATGAAGTGGTTGGTTTTATTCTTGGTTTTCCCTCACTTTCAGAAGCCATGCAAAAAGCAAAAGGAAGGCTCTATCCCTTTGGTTTTCTTCATATTATGAGACAAATGAAACATCCTAAAGTAGTTGACCTGATGCTGACAGGTATCAAAAATGAACAGCAGGGACAGGGTGTGGCCGCTTTACTGATGACAGAGCTTCAAAAGGAAATCAATAAGTTGGGTGTCGAAGCCGTTGAAACCACGGGAATTTTTGAAACCAATATCAAAGCCATCCAAAACTGGAAAAATTATGATCATATTCAGCACAAAAGGAAAAGGTGCTATGTAAAAACTTTGTAA